In a single window of the Triticum urartu cultivar G1812 unplaced genomic scaffold, Tu2.1 TuUngrouped_contig_6215, whole genome shotgun sequence genome:
- the LOC125530306 gene encoding probable glycerol-3-phosphate acyltransferase 2 codes for MATSTTSNRFAHRMLSLHRLIKNNVVASLLGGHRQTTPATAVVDVDALLLNSSMPSAATLSPPFFLVAVEAGSFVRGFLLLALYPFLRVLKHGTCLKAMAMVSFCGLRRNEAARIGRAVLPKYFFKEAAHVEALAKVAGESPKEVKVAAVSRTFPTVMVEAFLRDYVGFDAVVGREVKAGYRYFAGVMEDEKTDTTMESLVDGLKQTEMKNTCHYPKPMIFHDGRLAFTPTPAAALAMYIYFPFAIVLAIVRIAIYAILPRRMTGVAAALAGVRVRVTGAPTSAVDGATAGGRLYVCNHRTLLDAIAISSALGKSVFAVTYSLGRLSELISPIPLLRLTRGREEDRRRMALLLARGDVVVSPEGTTCREPYLLRFSPLFAELADEVSPVAVDERSTMFYGTSTSPIDKCFDSVYFLMNPRPESSVHFLKPVPTGGQNSSIEVANQVQRVLADALGFTPTALTRKDKYMLLAGNEGTVATKKSN; via the coding sequence ATGGCGACTTCGACGACGAGCAATCGCTTCGCGCACCGCATGCTCAGCCTCCACCGCCTCATCAAGAACAACGTCGTCGCATCTCTCCTCGGGGGCCACCGCCAGACCACGCCGGCGACGGCGGTTGTCGACGTCGACGCGCTACTCCTGAATTCTTCGATGCCGTCCGCGGCGACTTTATCCCCCCCTTTCTTCCTCGTCGCGGTCGAGGCTGGCAGCTTCGTCCGAGGCTTCCTCCTGCTGGCGCTCTACCCGTTCCTCCGCGTCCTGAAGCATGGGACGTGTTTAAAAGCCATGGCCATGGTCTCCTTCTGCGGGCTGCGGCGCAACGAGGCGGCGAGGATCGGGAGGGCCGTGCTGCCAAAGTATTTCTTCAAGGAGGCGGCGCACGTGGAGGCGCTAGCGAAGGTGGCCGGAGAGTCGCCGAAAGAGGTGAAGGTGGCAGCGGTTAGTAGGACTTTTCCAACGGTGATGGTGGAGGCGTTCTTGAGAGATTATGTTGGGTTCGACGCGGTGGTCGGCAGGGAGGTGAAGGCAGGTTACCGGTACTTCGCCGGCGTGATGGAGGACGAGAAGACGGACACAACGATGGAGAGTCTTGTTGATGGGCTAAAGCAAACCGAGATGAAGAATACGTGCCATTACCCGAAGCCCATGATCTTCCACGACGGTCGGCTGGCGTTCACGCCGACACCGGCTGCCGCGCTCGCCATGTACATCTACTTCCCCTTCGCTATCGTCCTCGCCATCGTCCGCATCGCCATCTACGCCATACTTCCCCGGCGCATGACGGGCGTCGCCGCCGCACTTGCCGGCGTGCGGGTGCGCGTCACCGGCGCCCCTACTTCCGCGGTCGACGGAGCCACGGCAGGCGGCCGGCTCTACGTGTGCAACCACCGCACGCTCCTCGACGCGATCGCCATCTCCAGTGCGCTCGGGAAGTCCGTCTTCGCCGTGACCTACAGCCTGGGCCGCCTGTCCGAGCTGATCTCGCCCATCCCGCTGCTCCGGCTCACCCGCGGCCGCGAGGAGGACCGGCGCCGCATGGCGTTGCTGCTGGCGCGGGGTGACGTCGTCGTTAGCCCCGAGGGCACCACGTGCCGCGAGCCGTACCTGCTACGGTTCAGCCCGCTGTTCGCGGAGCTTGCCGACGAGGTGAGCCCCGTGGCGGTGGACGAGCGCTCGACCATGTTCTACGGCACGTCGACGTCGCCAATCGACAAGTGCTTCGACTCGGTGTACTTCTTGATGAACCCTCGACCGGAGTCCTCCGTCCACTTCCTGAAGCCGGTGCCCACCGGCGGCCAGAACAGCAGCATCGAGGTGGCGAACCAGGTGCAGCGGGTGCTCGCCGACGCGCTGGGGTTCACGCCCACGGCGCTGACGAGGAAGGACAAGTACATGCTGCTCGCCGGCAACGAAGGGACAGTGGCGACGAAGAAAAGCAATTAG